In Planktothrix serta PCC 8927, a single window of DNA contains:
- a CDS encoding M28 family peptidase encodes MLFNLKTQLTQHLQQIIRERDPYLASEGHFYVREYIRQQLQQWGTVITDEFQLRGRTHQNLILNLPALATSHQDAILLIGAHYDAVPGCPGADDNGTGIAVLLELARTIAEHPLNYPVQCVAFDLEEYGFVGSQHYAQHLKEQNQPIRLMLSLEMLGYCNSNPNSQIYPPGLKYFYPNSGNYIALIGNLKTIPDLIKISRGIRRTKTPCEWLPVPNRGMMVPDTRRSDHVPFWDLGYSAIMVTDTANLRNPHYHKSTDTLETLDLDFLTGVCQGLIAGLRRV; translated from the coding sequence ATGCTGTTCAATTTAAAAACCCAGTTAACTCAACATCTACAACAAATTATTCGGGAACGTGACCCTTATCTAGCTTCGGAGGGTCATTTTTATGTCCGTGAATATATTCGTCAGCAACTCCAACAATGGGGAACAGTAATTACAGATGAGTTTCAACTTCGGGGTAGAACCCATCAGAATTTAATCCTAAATTTACCTGCTTTAGCCACAAGTCATCAAGATGCTATTCTGTTAATTGGTGCTCATTATGATGCGGTGCCCGGTTGTCCGGGTGCTGATGATAATGGGACGGGTATTGCGGTTTTATTAGAATTAGCGAGAACTATTGCGGAACATCCCCTCAACTATCCCGTTCAATGTGTAGCGTTTGATTTAGAAGAATATGGTTTTGTCGGGAGTCAACATTATGCTCAACATTTAAAAGAGCAAAACCAACCTATTCGTTTGATGCTCTCTTTAGAAATGTTAGGTTATTGTAATTCTAACCCTAATTCCCAAATTTATCCCCCTGGATTAAAATATTTTTATCCGAATTCTGGTAATTATATTGCATTAATTGGTAATTTAAAAACGATTCCTGATTTAATTAAGATTAGTCGCGGAATTCGTCGCACAAAAACGCCTTGTGAATGGCTTCCGGTTCCCAACCGAGGAATGATGGTTCCTGATACCCGACGCAGTGATCATGTTCCTTTTTGGGATTTAGGATATTCAGCTATTATGGTGACAGATACAGCAAATTTAAGAAATCCTCATTATCACAAATCTACAGATACCCTAGAAACTTTAGATTTAGATTTTCTCACGGGAGTTTGTCAGGGTTTAATTGCAGGTTTACGGCGAGTTTAA
- a CDS encoding CHAT domain-containing protein: MLQRIIRFFKRLLQRLLNRQPPPPPPSNPVRPNRSDTEYEGLFLQLLEIVHQGASRGEVKGWLMGNQLKPGEFVVWLERFGQRIADNPTPQEELAKRMVLLGNLEIGELGIVAGRIGREILEGINSKSDDNSWFDQGCQQVEKGNFEDALFCFEKVIQLEPDNHVAWSNRGAALSLFGRLEEAIDSYDKALEFKPDDHYVWYNRGIALDNLGRLEEAINSFDKALEFKPDDHEAWNSRGGALNNLGRFEEAINSYDKTLEFKPDLHQAWGSRGNALAYLGRLEEAINSYDKALKFKPDDHKAWCNRGSALYNLGRLEEAINSYDKTLEFKPDFHYAWSNRGGTAGKSSHPNQFLTSFSQIVAKHPELNQRGYQGKITCYEIGLTYVKKEKQPEGWGRLHYYIGREHYSEGRRQKVGVSDYYVKAINSYNTALTVLTVNNFLESYLEVLRDYIKVLWELGETERVKVLQQEATDGLRRLIEETPSNYIKQQLSLKFIGFDQLTVDLAVKSGDFINGLELAEEGKNTCLRWMLLGWSDKIPKFSYGEMRQFLTAAFGEKTAIVYWHLSPIALTTFILKPDNPELEVIQQPSIQTLSDFEDWLTDWNKSYQEYREKTPDKDRLSRDWRQNMIPNLRALKEILRIDEIIEKLDSINHVILVPHRDLHYLPLESLFLLSDFAPPPFSLTRLPSLKIGQNLQSTPRITANQTLLNIENPPSIIQAGEGNKKRLMPLPVADIESEFVSLRFDHPTRLAEDETTLEKVSQGLKQKYQVLHFAGHGYYNTNDPKSSMLFLKDSDRLTLEEIIQPDYCLNSYQLVCLAACETAVAGKQTILSEYVGLASGFLMQQVDHVLGTLWVVESVACSLFVIEFYYRWQVLKLSKTDAFTQTQTWLKTATHQELQDWCEARIAELPPEKGLLGKRFKISVDELAIIEQNPPLQHPYYWAAFILSGYERL; the protein is encoded by the coding sequence ATGTTGCAACGAATTATTCGGTTTTTTAAACGATTACTGCAACGACTCCTGAACCGACAACCACCGCCACCGCCACCCTCAAACCCTGTGCGTCCTAACCGTAGCGATACGGAATATGAGGGGTTATTTTTGCAATTGTTGGAGATCGTGCATCAAGGTGCAAGTCGGGGTGAGGTGAAGGGATGGTTAATGGGAAATCAACTGAAACCGGGGGAGTTTGTCGTCTGGTTGGAAAGGTTTGGACAACGCATCGCAGATAACCCAACTCCCCAGGAAGAATTAGCAAAGCGGATGGTTTTATTGGGGAATTTGGAGATCGGAGAATTAGGAATTGTTGCGGGGAGAATTGGGAGAGAAATTTTAGAGGGAATTAATTCAAAATCAGATGATAATTCCTGGTTTGATCAGGGTTGTCAGCAAGTTGAAAAAGGTAATTTTGAAGACGCACTTTTCTGTTTTGAAAAGGTTATTCAACTAGAACCAGATAATCATGTGGCTTGGAGCAACCGAGGCGCTGCTTTATCTTTATTCGGAAGGTTAGAGGAAGCGATTGATTCTTATGACAAGGCTTTAGAATTTAAACCGGACGATCACTATGTCTGGTACAACCGAGGCATTGCTTTAGATAATTTAGGAAGGTTAGAAGAAGCGATTAATTCCTTTGACAAGGCTTTAGAATTTAAACCGGACGATCACGAAGCTTGGAACAGCCGAGGCGGTGCTTTAAATAATTTAGGAAGGTTTGAGGAAGCGATTAATTCTTATGACAAGACTTTAGAATTTAAACCGGACTTACACCAAGCCTGGGGCAGCCGAGGCAATGCTTTAGCTTATTTAGGAAGGTTAGAGGAAGCGATTAATTCTTATGACAAGGCTTTAAAATTTAAACCGGACGATCACAAAGCCTGGTGCAACCGAGGCAGTGCTTTATATAATTTAGGAAGGTTAGAGGAAGCGATTAATTCTTATGACAAGACTTTAGAATTTAAACCGGACTTTCACTATGCCTGGAGCAACCGAGGCGGTACTGCTGGAAAATCTTCCCATCCAAATCAATTCTTAACTTCTTTCAGTCAAATTGTTGCTAAACATCCTGAACTAAATCAACGAGGTTATCAGGGAAAAATAACTTGTTATGAAATCGGATTAACTTATGTTAAAAAGGAGAAACAGCCGGAAGGTTGGGGACGGTTGCATTATTATATAGGTCGGGAGCACTATTCTGAAGGTCGGAGACAAAAGGTAGGTGTTTCTGATTACTATGTTAAAGCGATTAACAGTTATAATACTGCCCTAACGGTTTTGACAGTAAACAATTTTCTTGAAAGCTATTTAGAGGTTTTACGAGATTATATTAAAGTCTTATGGGAGTTAGGAGAAACTGAAAGAGTAAAGGTATTACAACAAGAAGCAACGGATGGGTTGCGTCGGTTGATTGAAGAAACGCCTTCTAATTATATAAAACAACAACTGTCCCTAAAGTTTATTGGGTTTGATCAATTAACTGTTGATTTAGCGGTGAAATCGGGGGATTTTATTAACGGGTTGGAGTTAGCAGAAGAAGGGAAAAATACCTGTTTGCGTTGGATGTTGTTAGGGTGGAGTGATAAGATTCCCAAGTTTAGTTATGGGGAAATGCGACAATTTTTAACCGCAGCTTTTGGGGAGAAAACGGCTATTGTCTATTGGCATCTTAGCCCCATTGCTTTAACAACCTTTATTTTAAAACCGGATAACCCCGAATTAGAAGTGATTCAACAACCGAGTATTCAAACTTTAAGTGATTTTGAAGATTGGTTAACAGATTGGAATAAAAGTTATCAAGAATATCGAGAAAAAACACCCGATAAAGACCGTTTATCGCGTGACTGGCGACAAAACATGATTCCTAACCTGAGAGCGTTAAAAGAAATTCTCAGAATTGATGAAATTATCGAAAAACTGGATAGCATTAATCATGTTATTTTAGTTCCCCATCGAGATTTACACTATTTACCCCTAGAATCTCTATTTTTATTAAGTGATTTTGCTCCTCCTCCCTTCAGTTTAACCCGTTTACCGAGTTTAAAAATCGGTCAAAACTTACAATCAACTCCTCGAATTACTGCCAATCAAACTTTACTAAATATTGAAAATCCCCCTAGTATTATTCAAGCGGGAGAAGGAAATAAAAAACGGTTAATGCCTTTACCTGTGGCGGATATTGAATCGGAATTTGTTAGTCTCAGATTTGATCATCCCACTCGATTAGCAGAAGATGAAACAACCTTAGAAAAAGTTAGCCAAGGGTTAAAACAAAAATACCAAGTTTTGCATTTTGCGGGTCATGGTTATTATAACACAAATGATCCTAAATCATCGATGTTATTTTTAAAAGATAGCGATCGCTTAACCCTAGAAGAAATTATTCAACCCGATTATTGTCTCAATTCCTATCAATTAGTTTGTTTAGCCGCCTGTGAAACGGCCGTTGCTGGGAAACAAACCATTTTGAGTGAATATGTGGGACTCGCAAGCGGGTTTTTAATGCAGCAAGTTGACCATGTTCTAGGGACATTATGGGTCGTTGAATCCGTCGCTTGTTCGTTATTTGTGATAGAATTTTATTATCGTTGGCAGGTTCTGAAGTTATCGAAAACCGATGCTTTTACCCAAACCCAAACCTGGTTAAAAACAGCAACCCATCAGGAGTTACAAGACTGGTGTGAAGCGAGAATAGCGGAGTTACCCCCGGAAAAAGGTTTATTAGGAAAACGGTTTAAAATCAGTGTCGATGAACTTGCTATAATAGAACAAAATCCACCTTTACAGCATCCCTACTATTGGGCTGCATTTATTTTAAGCGGCTATGAAAGATTATGA
- a CDS encoding zinc metalloprotease HtpX, with protein sequence MNQFKTVALLGLLSALLVSISYWVIGGTNGLFVGIIFAAVTNLGSWYFSDQIALKAYNAQPVTPEQAPGLYAMVKQLCDRANLPLPGVYIVPSAAANAFATGRDPKHAAVAVTEGIISLLPEDELEAVIAHELSHVNNRDTLTQAVAATVAGAISGLAQFASYGMWFGGSRNNNRGGNPIGLLLTIMLAPIAATVIQLAISRTREFSADAGAAKLTGNPKALARALQRLDLTARQIPIEGNPAFEPLLIMNSFSGKTMANLFSTHPSTEARIQALMKLEQKI encoded by the coding sequence ATGAATCAATTTAAAACAGTAGCTTTACTCGGATTATTAAGTGCTCTTTTAGTCAGCATTAGCTATTGGGTCATTGGGGGAACTAATGGCTTGTTTGTGGGTATTATCTTCGCCGCCGTGACCAACTTAGGTAGCTGGTATTTTTCCGATCAAATTGCCCTCAAAGCCTATAATGCTCAACCCGTGACGCCGGAACAAGCACCCGGTTTATATGCAATGGTAAAACAATTATGCGATCGCGCTAATTTACCTCTCCCTGGCGTTTATATTGTTCCCAGTGCGGCTGCTAATGCTTTCGCCACAGGTCGAGATCCTAAACACGCCGCCGTTGCTGTTACCGAAGGAATTATTAGTCTGTTACCCGAAGATGAATTAGAGGCCGTTATTGCCCATGAATTAAGCCATGTTAATAATCGGGATACCCTCACCCAAGCGGTAGCTGCAACCGTTGCTGGCGCTATTTCTGGGTTAGCACAATTTGCTAGTTATGGGATGTGGTTTGGGGGGTCACGGAATAATAATCGCGGGGGAAATCCCATTGGATTATTATTAACAATTATGCTGGCTCCTATTGCAGCAACTGTGATTCAATTAGCAATTTCTCGAACACGGGAATTTTCCGCCGATGCAGGTGCGGCTAAATTAACTGGAAATCCCAAAGCCTTAGCCAGAGCATTACAACGGTTAGATTTAACGGCTAGACAAATTCCCATTGAAGGAAATCCTGCCTTTGAACCTTTATTAATTATGAATAGTTTTTCGGGAAAAACAATGGCAAATTTATTCTCAACTCATCCGTCTACAGAAGCTCGTATTCAAGCGTTAATGAAGTTAGAGCAAAAAATCTAA
- a CDS encoding DUF1361 domain-containing protein, protein MRELLADGLEIFDRHSGWIIWNLFLAFIPLVLSFWLFRRRSISRTWFWWIIYVIFIAFLPNAPYLLTDIVHLIRAIRGRYSVWIITLIFIPLHTFAILSGLEAYVVSLINQNHYLRKQGAKQYIFLSEILTHLLCAIGVFMGRFRRFNSWDLVTQPDVVFVKTLDDLTTKKPLLVIFITFLAITISYSLMKQVTFGLMLQFRRIYLGLDELDPEEILKR, encoded by the coding sequence ATGAGAGAACTGTTAGCGGATGGCCTGGAGATCTTTGATCGACACAGTGGTTGGATTATTTGGAATCTGTTTTTGGCGTTTATTCCGTTAGTCTTAAGTTTTTGGCTGTTTCGGAGGAGAAGTATTTCTCGAACTTGGTTTTGGTGGATTATTTATGTCATTTTTATTGCTTTTTTACCTAACGCGCCTTATTTACTCACGGATATTGTTCATTTAATTCGCGCAATTCGTGGAAGGTATTCGGTTTGGATTATTACTCTAATTTTTATTCCACTTCATACCTTTGCCATTCTTAGTGGGTTAGAAGCTTATGTTGTATCGTTAATTAATCAAAATCATTATCTCAGAAAGCAAGGCGCGAAACAATATATTTTTCTGTCGGAAATTCTGACTCACCTTTTGTGTGCTATTGGGGTATTTATGGGACGATTTCGGCGCTTTAATAGTTGGGATTTAGTCACTCAGCCAGATGTTGTTTTCGTTAAAACCTTAGATGATTTAACAACCAAAAAGCCTTTGTTAGTGATTTTTATTACTTTCCTTGCAATTACAATATCCTATAGTTTAATGAAGCAAGTCACTTTTGGATTAATGCTTCAGTTTCGACGAATTTATTTAGGCTTAGATGAATTAGATCCTGAAGAAATTCTCAAGCGATAA
- a CDS encoding leucine-rich repeat domain-containing protein — MNKLSKKRTIQQRISGILFILTVIGLPTLSLAQSEADTPTFKTFQDWCSNRQQLSPEARRTVDVLLQQVGTSDCDRANQMLSEQERLDLSTFLISDLSPLTGLTHLTSLRINNNQISDLTPLQSLTDLKELDLSFNKITDISPLQPLTQLVRINLSYNQISDISPLQSLTSLIEVYLNHNKIVDITDLKALTKLRFLFIQNNPLTSTQCPINPKYVCRFDR, encoded by the coding sequence ATGAATAAACTCTCAAAAAAAAGGACAATTCAACAAAGAATAAGCGGAATTTTATTTATATTAACCGTTATCGGTTTACCCACTTTGAGTTTAGCCCAATCAGAAGCGGATACACCAACCTTTAAAACCTTTCAAGATTGGTGTTCTAATCGTCAACAGTTGTCACCGGAAGCGAGGAGAACTGTGGATGTTTTATTACAACAAGTGGGAACCTCTGATTGCGATCGCGCCAATCAAATGCTTTCTGAACAAGAAAGGTTAGATTTAAGTACCTTTCTGATCTCGGATTTAAGTCCCTTAACAGGATTAACCCATTTAACGTCATTGAGAATTAACAATAACCAGATTTCTGATCTCACTCCCTTACAAAGTTTAACTGATTTAAAAGAATTGGATTTAAGTTTTAATAAAATTACGGATATTAGTCCGTTACAACCTTTAACCCAATTAGTCCGAATTAATTTAAGTTATAATCAGATTTCTGATATTTCCCCACTTCAGAGCTTAACGAGTTTAATTGAAGTCTATCTCAACCATAACAAAATTGTTGATATTACCGATTTAAAAGCTTTAACCAAACTTCGCTTCTTATTTATTCAAAATAATCCCCTCACATCTACTCAATGTCCGATTAATCCTAAATACGTTTGTCGCTTTGATCGGTGA
- a CDS encoding GH25 family lysozyme, whose protein sequence is MSIRGIDVSDYQPNVDWQAVARSGIAFAIIKATEGESFVCEVFPRYWEQTKTNGLIRGAYHFFKPASDPIKQAYHFLKTVKLQDGDLPPVLDIETMGGLDATALCDRAAQWIDIIEKEIGFRPIIYTYPGFWQKLNTTRFSDYPLWIAHYTTAEQPMIPGGWKTWVLWQFTDQGQVEGISGGIDVNLFESVRKGDQGTKVEKIQNLLKNSGYDPGIIDGDFGTGTETALIKFQQTKQLEADGIAGLKTWTALMGRSDSFVLPGGNVEPTPEPTPAPTPAPVPSIELIDICKVYKGNPNQDQVLGWLQQQIPQATLLEFSKLWRNQTKAQTTSVKLIDVCKYYRGLPNQDQALRWLQEQIAPTILSELAQKWNQQTLPPPSIKLQDVCKYYKGLPNQAAALDWLQSQIPAATLDEFGKKWRQPAPKK, encoded by the coding sequence ATGAGTATTCGCGGGATTGACGTTTCTGATTACCAGCCTAACGTAGATTGGCAAGCCGTTGCCCGTTCTGGTATTGCCTTTGCTATTATTAAAGCAACTGAAGGAGAAAGCTTTGTTTGTGAAGTTTTTCCCCGCTATTGGGAACAAACAAAAACCAATGGTTTAATTCGGGGTGCTTATCATTTTTTTAAACCCGCCAGTGATCCGATTAAACAAGCCTATCATTTCCTCAAAACCGTTAAACTTCAAGATGGCGATCTTCCTCCGGTTTTGGATATTGAAACGATGGGAGGATTAGATGCTACAGCGCTGTGCGATCGCGCGGCACAATGGATTGATATTATTGAAAAAGAAATCGGTTTTCGTCCGATTATTTACACCTATCCTGGGTTTTGGCAAAAACTCAATACCACCCGTTTTTCCGATTATCCCCTGTGGATTGCTCACTATACCACGGCTGAACAACCGATGATCCCCGGAGGATGGAAAACCTGGGTATTGTGGCAATTTACCGATCAAGGTCAAGTCGAAGGAATTAGCGGGGGTATAGATGTTAATTTATTTGAAAGTGTTCGGAAAGGAGATCAGGGAACAAAAGTTGAAAAAATTCAAAACTTACTGAAAAATTCTGGTTATGATCCGGGAATTATTGATGGAGATTTTGGCACGGGTACAGAAACAGCTTTAATCAAATTTCAACAAACAAAACAGTTAGAAGCTGATGGAATAGCGGGGTTAAAAACCTGGACAGCATTAATGGGACGTTCAGATTCTTTTGTATTACCTGGAGGGAACGTTGAACCTACCCCCGAACCTACCCCAGCACCCACTCCCGCACCTGTTCCCAGTATTGAACTGATTGATATTTGTAAAGTTTACAAAGGAAATCCGAATCAGGATCAAGTTTTAGGGTGGTTACAGCAACAAATTCCCCAAGCGACGTTATTAGAATTTTCTAAACTCTGGCGAAACCAAACAAAAGCACAAACCACTTCTGTGAAGTTGATTGATGTTTGTAAATATTATCGAGGTTTACCGAATCAAGATCAAGCTTTGCGTTGGTTACAAGAGCAAATTGCACCCACAATTTTAAGTGAATTAGCTCAAAAATGGAATCAACAAACCCTACCACCACCGAGTATTAAATTACAGGATGTTTGTAAATATTATAAAGGTTTACCGAATCAAGCGGCGGCATTAGATTGGTTACAAAGTCAAATTCCTGCTGCTACCTTAGATGAATTTGGCAAGAAGTGGCGACAACCTGCACCGAAAAAATAG
- a CDS encoding cation:proton antiporter translates to METSSFHITLLMVITVIAGITAQVLADYLKVPAIVFLLFFGILAGNDGLGFVQPNLLGSGLEVIVSLSVALILFEGGLSLDLRALGQVSGSIRNLVTFGTLITLMGAGMAAHWLGEFPWPIAFLYASLVVVTGPTVIGPLLKQVSVDRQVSALLEGEGVLIDPVGAILAVLVLNVVLNGNTGPLEIMGQLLLRLSIGAGIGMIGGGILGWFLKTAKFMSEELKNLVVLAALWGLFDIAELLMSESGLMTTVVTGMMVRYVGIPDMRQLLRFKGQLTMLAVSVLFILLAADLSLDSIVALGWGSVLTVFALMWVVRPINIWLCTLNSNLNWRQKLFASWVSPRGIVSASVASLFAILLTQRGINGGDSIKALVFLTIIMTVVIQGLTARWMAKTLGVTSHSVTGAVIVGSNPLSRLIAKLFQERDELVVIIDTDTEACEKARQQGLRVYQSSALDPNVLEEAGLESIGTFLAMTNNGEVNVVLAERADAEFKPPRVLALFPREPQTKATVNREKVQQAFIPDLPLKQWNTYLEDREVKLGETVLRQPGLEFQRAHLQALIRSRELVPLLIERGGNLQVLPASESGQVGDRIIYLLHDPKPKLLKRLSGSQQSNLTLEKHPVVEEVPIEVALNHQQSAMIS, encoded by the coding sequence ATGGAAACTTCATCTTTTCACATTACCCTGTTGATGGTGATTACCGTCATTGCAGGGATTACGGCTCAAGTCTTGGCAGACTACCTGAAAGTTCCTGCCATCGTCTTTCTGTTATTCTTCGGAATTCTCGCCGGGAATGATGGCTTGGGTTTCGTGCAGCCAAACCTCTTGGGAAGTGGGTTAGAAGTAATTGTCTCCCTCTCCGTCGCCTTGATTTTATTTGAAGGGGGATTAAGTTTAGACCTGCGGGCGTTAGGTCAAGTTTCGGGCAGTATTCGCAATTTAGTCACCTTTGGAACTTTAATCACCCTGATGGGGGCAGGAATGGCTGCCCATTGGTTGGGGGAATTCCCTTGGCCTATTGCCTTTCTGTACGCTTCTTTAGTGGTAGTTACAGGCCCAACAGTAATCGGGCCATTGTTAAAACAGGTTTCCGTAGACCGTCAGGTATCGGCTTTATTAGAAGGGGAGGGGGTTCTGATTGACCCCGTTGGGGCGATTTTAGCGGTTTTAGTGCTCAACGTTGTCTTAAATGGCAATACTGGCCCGTTAGAAATTATGGGACAATTGCTATTACGTTTGAGTATTGGTGCGGGAATTGGGATGATTGGCGGTGGCATCTTGGGATGGTTCTTGAAAACCGCTAAATTTATGTCAGAAGAATTAAAGAATTTAGTCGTATTAGCAGCCCTTTGGGGATTATTTGATATTGCGGAATTGCTAATGAGTGAATCGGGGTTAATGACAACGGTAGTCACGGGAATGATGGTGCGTTATGTGGGGATTCCCGATATGCGTCAGTTACTCCGATTTAAAGGTCAATTAACGATGTTGGCGGTTTCGGTATTATTTATTTTGTTAGCGGCGGATTTATCCTTAGATAGTATTGTGGCTTTGGGATGGGGAAGTGTATTAACGGTTTTTGCCTTAATGTGGGTGGTGCGTCCGATTAATATTTGGCTTTGTACGCTTAATAGTAATCTGAATTGGCGACAAAAATTATTTGCTTCCTGGGTTTCGCCTAGAGGTATTGTTTCCGCTTCCGTTGCTTCTTTATTTGCAATTTTACTCACCCAACGAGGAATTAACGGGGGAGATTCAATTAAGGCTTTAGTGTTTTTAACGATTATTATGACGGTGGTGATTCAAGGATTAACTGCTCGATGGATGGCGAAAACATTAGGAGTTACTTCACATTCCGTCACCGGGGCGGTGATTGTGGGTTCAAATCCTTTAAGTCGATTAATTGCTAAACTCTTCCAAGAACGGGATGAGTTAGTCGTAATAATTGATACGGATACCGAAGCCTGTGAAAAAGCAAGACAGCAAGGGTTAAGGGTTTATCAAAGTAGTGCTTTAGATCCGAATGTATTGGAAGAAGCCGGATTAGAATCGATAGGAACGTTTCTAGCTATGACGAATAATGGTGAGGTGAATGTTGTCTTAGCTGAACGTGCAGATGCAGAATTTAAACCGCCCCGTGTATTGGCTTTGTTTCCCCGTGAACCGCAAACGAAAGCAACGGTTAATCGAGAGAAAGTCCAACAAGCTTTTATCCCCGATTTACCGTTAAAACAGTGGAATACCTATCTCGAAGATCGAGAAGTGAAATTAGGAGAAACGGTATTACGTCAACCGGGGTTAGAATTTCAACGGGCGCATCTACAAGCGTTAATTCGGTCTAGGGAATTAGTGCCTTTATTAATTGAAAGAGGCGGAAATCTTCAAGTCTTACCCGCCTCAGAATCTGGGCAAGTCGGAGATCGGATTATTTATCTACTTCATGACCCTAAACCGAAGTTACTCAAGCGTTTATCGGGTTCTCAACAGTCTAATTTAACCTTAGAAAAACATCCCGTTGTTGAGGAGGTTCCCATTGAAGTCGCTTTGAATCATCAACAATCTGCGATGATCAGTTAG
- a CDS encoding hemolysin family protein — protein sequence MTLTIQDVLWRLFSVLFLITINAFFVTAEFSMVSVRRSRINQLVDEGDAPARSVQQLQRRIDLFLSTTQLGITLSSLALGWIGEATVAMTLKDILTPLPLPAAFQETIAHSLVIPIFAFFLIAYLQIVLGELYPKSLALVYPEQLSRFLAPPSLAIARFFKPFVWSLNQSTRWLLQLCGIQFTGQPYTRVTPEELQLIITTSSESIGLEAEERQLLNNVFEFGDVIAEEIMVPRTSIVAIPSDATFQILLNEMTSSEHSCYPIMGESLDDILGTIDFRDLARPLADGILSQVSLIQPWVRPARFVSEQMPLNELLSLMQRSQLQLVIVVDEFGGTAGLVTIQDLIAEIIGDHSDLTEEEDITVQFVDEHTFLVQAQLDLEELNERLDLNLPLTEEYQTLGGFLIYQLQKIPSVGETFRYHHLEFAILSTDGPRLDQIEIRILEPETLENPSEILTQTEVSEPQDIPKASEISELNYPASEEE from the coding sequence ATGACACTCACGATTCAAGATGTACTGTGGCGATTGTTCTCAGTGCTATTTCTCATTACAATTAATGCTTTTTTTGTTACAGCCGAATTCTCTATGGTTTCGGTTAGGCGATCGCGGATTAATCAACTGGTTGATGAAGGAGATGCTCCGGCGCGAAGTGTTCAGCAATTGCAACGACGGATTGATTTATTTCTTTCCACGACTCAGTTAGGGATTACTCTTTCGAGTTTAGCATTAGGCTGGATTGGAGAAGCCACGGTAGCAATGACGTTAAAGGATATCCTAACTCCTTTACCCCTCCCGGCGGCGTTTCAGGAAACGATCGCGCATTCTTTAGTCATCCCGATTTTTGCCTTTTTCTTAATTGCTTATCTGCAAATTGTTCTAGGAGAATTATACCCTAAGTCTTTGGCGTTAGTTTATCCTGAACAGTTATCTCGGTTTCTAGCTCCTCCGAGTTTAGCGATCGCACGTTTTTTTAAACCGTTTGTTTGGAGTTTAAATCAATCTACCCGGTGGTTATTGCAATTGTGTGGAATTCAGTTTACGGGACAACCCTATACTAGAGTTACACCAGAGGAATTGCAATTAATTATTACCACATCCAGTGAATCCATTGGGTTAGAAGCGGAAGAACGACAATTATTAAATAATGTGTTTGAATTTGGGGATGTGATCGCAGAAGAAATTATGGTTCCTCGTACCAGTATTGTTGCGATTCCCAGTGACGCTACTTTTCAAATCTTGCTGAATGAAATGACGAGTTCAGAGCACTCCTGTTATCCGATTATGGGGGAATCTTTAGATGATATTCTGGGAACGATTGATTTTCGAGATCTAGCACGACCCTTAGCCGATGGGATACTCTCTCAAGTCAGTTTAATTCAACCTTGGGTACGTCCGGCTCGATTTGTTTCGGAACAAATGCCTTTGAATGAGTTATTATCTTTGATGCAGCGATCGCAGTTACAATTAGTGATTGTTGTTGATGAATTTGGCGGAACCGCCGGATTAGTCACGATTCAAGATTTGATTGCTGAAATTATTGGGGATCATTCTGATTTAACGGAAGAGGAAGATATTACGGTTCAATTTGTCGATGAACATACCTTTTTAGTGCAAGCGCAATTAGACTTGGAAGAATTAAATGAACGTTTAGATTTAAACTTACCGTTAACTGAAGAATATCAAACATTAGGAGGATTTTTAATTTATCAACTCCAAAAAATTCCTTCCGTTGGCGAAACGTTCCGTTATCATCATCTGGAGTTTGCTATTCTCTCAACAGATGGCCCCCGTTTAGATCAGATTGAAATTCGGATTCTTGAACCAGAAACCCTCGAAAACCCTTCGGAAATCCTCACTCAAACGGAAGTCTCCGAACCCCAGGATATTCCTAAAGCTTCTGAAATATCTGAGTTAAATTATCCCGCTTCTGAAGAAGAATAA